The Coriobacteriia bacterium genome has a window encoding:
- a CDS encoding NADH-quinone oxidoreductase subunit H: MVNVLIGILQAIIVVLIAPFFSGLARVVRAKITSRKGPDIWQDYRDLSKLMHRQEVLSKDTSFVHRIMPPLFFAVMLILAMGIPMITQYSPIPLLGDIITILYLMALPRFFFSLAALDTSSAYGGVGGIRELIVGVLVEPTMILSLFATALAVGSTNVGVMGVTIASGAATAPVAVVLAAVAFAMACYVELGKVPFDMAEAEQELQEGPLAEYSGASLALLKLSMSMKQVLVVSWFIGIFLPFGAAPVAITAGSFFLGLVLYLVKLVVLFLIINVIESSVVRVRFKLLGSQTWAIFGISVLSFVFVVVGV, from the coding sequence ATGGTTAACGTTCTCATCGGCATCCTGCAGGCAATCATCGTTGTCCTGATCGCGCCGTTCTTCTCGGGCCTTGCCCGCGTCGTGCGCGCCAAGATCACGAGCCGCAAGGGCCCGGATATCTGGCAGGACTACCGTGACCTCTCCAAGCTCATGCATCGCCAGGAGGTCCTGAGCAAGGATACGAGCTTTGTCCACCGCATCATGCCGCCCCTGTTCTTTGCGGTCATGCTCATCCTTGCGATGGGCATCCCGATGATCACGCAGTACAGCCCCATTCCGCTGCTCGGCGACATCATCACGATCCTGTACCTCATGGCTCTGCCCCGCTTCTTCTTCTCGCTGGCTGCTCTGGACACGTCCTCGGCATACGGCGGCGTCGGCGGCATCCGTGAGCTCATCGTCGGCGTGCTCGTTGAGCCCACGATGATCCTGTCCCTGTTCGCCACGGCCCTGGCCGTCGGTTCCACGAACGTTGGCGTCATGGGCGTCACGATCGCGTCCGGCGCTGCTACGGCCCCCGTGGCCGTCGTGCTGGCTGCTGTCGCGTTCGCGATGGCGTGCTATGTCGAGCTGGGCAAGGTCCCGTTCGATATGGCCGAGGCTGAGCAGGAGCTGCAGGAGGGCCCTCTGGCCGAGTACTCTGGCGCGTCGCTCGCCCTGCTCAAGCTCTCGATGAGCATGAAGCAGGTCCTCGTCGTGTCCTGGTTCATCGGCATCTTCCTGCCGTTCGGCGCGGCCCCCGTGGCCATCACCGCCGGCTCGTTCTTCCTGGGCCTCGTGCTGTATCTCGTCAAGCTCGTCGTGCTGTTCCTGATCATCAACGTGATCGAGAGCTCTGTCGTTCGCGTTCGGTTCAAGCTGCTCGGCTCGCAGACGTGGGCCATCTTCGGCATCTCTGTCCTGTCGTTCGTGTTCGTCGTCGTTGGCGTGTAG
- a CDS encoding hydrogenase 4 subunit D produces METLGLLAIAVPFIAAALLLLFPRPAAKWFTIVGASISTILTIAVAAMYFQGGKEATDIVFASMGEAEILGFTFDNMSTLLAPAFVGIGLLVTIYSVAYMSEKNREHPDAPRKRFYVYLSMFIGAMAGIVYSSTLVGQVIFFEVTGACSWGLIGYYATPTASKAAMKALIITHIGSLGLFVAAIVTFVQTGTFALTAIADLSDGWKMVVLFGILFAAWAKSAQLPMYMWLPSAMEAPTPVSAYLHGASMVKVGVCIFARGLLVAGPIPEPVAWVACIGALCTMLFGFLMYLPQKDMKRLLAFSTIAQLAYIFMGLGLFAFGSDMAFDGAVAHIFNHAFAKTLFFLVAGSLSFTLGTRMLPKVKGLMKRYPVTGVAFAFAALAIAGVPPMNCFFSKFQIFAGGFEVGATHPFALALVVIMIFETVATFAWFLKWMGSVLPGEPSEEVAAGQPLPKAMSGVFIALMILVVVSGPLSAAWLG; encoded by the coding sequence ATAGAGACCCTTGGGCTGCTCGCCATCGCCGTCCCGTTCATCGCCGCCGCGCTGCTGCTGCTGTTCCCGCGCCCGGCTGCCAAGTGGTTCACGATCGTCGGTGCGTCTATCTCGACGATTCTGACGATTGCAGTTGCCGCCATGTACTTCCAGGGCGGCAAGGAGGCCACGGACATCGTGTTCGCGTCGATGGGTGAGGCCGAGATCCTCGGCTTTACGTTCGACAACATGAGCACGCTGCTCGCTCCTGCGTTCGTCGGCATCGGCCTTCTGGTTACGATCTACTCGGTTGCGTACATGTCGGAGAAGAACCGCGAGCATCCCGATGCCCCGCGCAAGCGCTTCTACGTGTACCTGTCGATGTTCATCGGCGCCATGGCCGGTATCGTGTACAGCTCGACCCTTGTCGGTCAGGTCATCTTCTTCGAGGTGACGGGTGCGTGCTCGTGGGGCCTCATCGGCTACTACGCCACGCCCACGGCCAGCAAGGCGGCCATGAAGGCCCTCATCATCACGCACATCGGCTCGCTGGGCCTGTTCGTCGCGGCCATCGTGACGTTCGTCCAGACCGGTACGTTTGCGCTGACCGCCATCGCTGACCTCAGCGACGGCTGGAAGATGGTCGTGCTGTTCGGCATCCTGTTCGCCGCGTGGGCCAAGTCCGCGCAGCTCCCGATGTACATGTGGCTGCCGAGCGCCATGGAGGCGCCGACGCCTGTGTCCGCGTACCTGCACGGCGCCTCGATGGTCAAGGTCGGCGTCTGCATCTTTGCGCGCGGCCTGCTCGTCGCCGGCCCCATCCCGGAGCCTGTGGCGTGGGTTGCCTGCATCGGCGCCCTGTGCACGATGCTGTTTGGCTTCCTGATGTACCTGCCTCAGAAGGACATGAAGCGCCTGCTGGCCTTCTCCACGATCGCCCAGCTTGCCTACATCTTCATGGGCCTCGGCCTGTTCGCGTTCGGCAGCGACATGGCGTTCGACGGCGCCGTGGCGCACATCTTCAACCACGCGTTCGCCAAGACGCTGTTCTTCCTCGTTGCCGGCTCGCTGTCCTTCACGCTGGGCACGCGTATGCTGCCGAAGGTCAAGGGCCTTATGAAGCGCTACCCGGTCACGGGCGTCGCCTTCGCGTTCGCTGCCCTGGCCATCGCTGGCGTGCCGCCGATGAACTGCTTCTTCTCGAAGTTCCAGATCTTTGCCGGTGGCTTCGAGGTCGGCGCGACGCATCCGTTCGCGCTCGCTCTCGTCGTCATCATGATCTTCGAGACGGTCGCGACGTTCGCCTGGTTCCTCAAGTGGATGGGTTCCGTGCTTCCGGGCGAGCCCTCCGAGGAGGTCGCCGCTGGCCAGCCCCTGCCCAAGGCCATGTCTGGCGTGTTCATCGCTCTGATGATTCTTGTCGTCGTCTCCGGCCCCCTGTCGGCCGCGTGGCTGGGTTAG
- the hyfE gene encoding hydrogenase 4 membrane subunit, producing MGYTLVNILGALLIVTSTLVVLSKSMKRTVITYAVQSFILVMLLLTLGITTGATELMLWSASAFVTKVILVPAIIWYTYKKMGCPDDSNAKSKLNPALSVVLIAVEVLVCFWAVSGIQLPTAAEVKPALAISLAHFFVGLTCIVSQRNIMKSVFGYCLMENGSHVTLALLAPTAPEIIEIGIATDAIFAVLIMSIVVSRIWKGVHTLDSNDLTNLRG from the coding sequence ATGGGATACACACTCGTCAACATCCTGGGCGCGTTGCTCATCGTGACGTCGACGCTCGTCGTGCTCTCCAAGTCCATGAAGCGGACGGTCATCACGTACGCGGTTCAGTCGTTCATCCTCGTGATGCTGCTGCTCACGCTCGGCATCACGACGGGCGCGACCGAGCTCATGCTCTGGTCCGCCTCGGCGTTCGTCACGAAGGTCATCCTCGTGCCGGCCATCATCTGGTACACGTACAAGAAGATGGGCTGCCCGGATGACTCCAACGCCAAGTCCAAGCTCAATCCGGCCCTGAGCGTCGTGCTCATCGCCGTCGAGGTGCTCGTGTGCTTCTGGGCCGTCTCTGGCATCCAGCTGCCCACGGCCGCCGAGGTCAAGCCGGCTCTCGCCATCTCGCTCGCTCACTTCTTCGTGGGCCTGACCTGCATCGTGAGCCAACGCAACATCATGAAGTCCGTCTTTGGCTACTGCCTGATGGAGAATGGCTCTCACGTGACGCTGGCCTTGCTGGCCCCCACCGCGCCTGAGATCATCGAGATCGGCATCGCCACCGACGCCATCTTCGCCGTGCTCATCATGTCCATCGTCGTTTCGAGGATCTGGAAGGGCGTCCACACGCTCGACTCGAACGACCTGACGAATCTGAGGGGGTAG
- a CDS encoding hydrogenase 4 subunit F, translated as MELSALLIALLACPLVFTLVMAALPKETSRSLFAAVHMVSMTAVLVLSIMTAGPVLLNNTAIDAMGLWFHLDSLGAIFVLLIGVIGFLTGLFSLPYVKHDVLNHVMDADRVKQYYALFSCFVFTMLLATTTNNIILMWAAVEATTLSTVFLVGIYRNDLCLEASWKYAIVCTAGVAFGLFGTLLVYANAADIMANPHEAAFLTSILPYAGQLDPQLMKIAFVFVVIGFGTKAGLFPMHTWLPDAHSQAPSPVSALLSGVLLKCAILVIIRFYMLDIQTVGAFFPQLILMIVGALSIVFAALSLVSQHDLKRKFAYHSVENVGIIAICLGFGGPLGIAAAILHCVFHGFTKALLFCLSGNILMKYGTRDLRKITGVIEAMPITATLMVVGLFALAGFPPLAMFISEFLMFVSGVAAGYLWLVIVVAVALTVVISVIMTIISGSILHKAPEGMKKGDVSALALIPEIILLVGIIWFGVATPKPLVQGVENSCAIVLQQDTDELHQAPLFRQLFGTETTTSEIG; from the coding sequence ATGGAACTCTCCGCGCTTCTCATCGCTCTCCTTGCTTGCCCTCTGGTCTTCACCCTGGTGATGGCCGCGCTTCCCAAGGAGACGAGCCGTTCTCTGTTCGCAGCCGTGCACATGGTCTCGATGACCGCCGTGCTCGTGCTGTCGATCATGACCGCCGGCCCGGTTCTGCTGAACAACACGGCGATCGACGCCATGGGCCTGTGGTTCCACCTCGACTCGCTCGGCGCCATCTTCGTGCTGCTCATCGGCGTCATCGGCTTCCTCACGGGCCTGTTCTCGCTGCCCTATGTGAAGCACGACGTCCTGAACCACGTCATGGACGCTGATCGCGTCAAGCAGTACTACGCGCTGTTCAGCTGCTTTGTGTTCACGATGTTGCTCGCCACGACGACGAACAACATCATCCTGATGTGGGCTGCCGTCGAGGCCACGACGCTGTCCACGGTGTTCCTCGTGGGCATCTATCGCAACGATCTGTGCCTCGAGGCTTCGTGGAAGTACGCCATCGTCTGCACGGCTGGCGTCGCGTTCGGCCTGTTCGGCACGCTGCTCGTGTATGCCAACGCTGCCGACATCATGGCTAACCCCCATGAGGCCGCGTTCCTGACGAGCATCCTGCCCTACGCTGGCCAGCTTGACCCCCAGCTCATGAAGATCGCCTTTGTGTTCGTCGTCATCGGCTTCGGCACGAAGGCCGGCCTGTTCCCGATGCACACGTGGCTGCCCGACGCGCACTCCCAGGCGCCGAGCCCCGTGTCGGCCCTGCTGTCCGGCGTGCTGCTCAAGTGCGCCATCCTGGTGATCATCCGCTTCTACATGCTTGACATCCAGACGGTGGGCGCCTTCTTCCCGCAGCTCATCCTCATGATCGTCGGCGCGCTGTCCATCGTGTTCGCCGCGCTGTCGCTCGTGAGCCAGCATGACCTCAAGCGCAAGTTCGCGTACCACTCGGTCGAGAACGTCGGCATCATCGCCATCTGCCTCGGCTTCGGTGGCCCGCTGGGCATCGCTGCGGCCATCCTGCACTGCGTGTTCCACGGCTTCACGAAGGCCCTGCTGTTCTGCCTGTCCGGTAACATCCTCATGAAGTACGGCACGCGTGATCTGCGCAAGATCACGGGCGTCATCGAGGCCATGCCGATCACGGCCACGCTCATGGTCGTCGGCCTGTTCGCCCTGGCTGGCTTCCCGCCGCTGGCGATGTTCATCTCCGAGTTCCTGATGTTCGTCTCCGGCGTTGCGGCTGGCTACCTGTGGCTCGTCATCGTCGTCGCCGTCGCGCTGACCGTCGTGATCTCCGTCATCATGACGATCATCTCGGGCTCCATCCTGCACAAGGCTCCGGAGGGTATGAAGAAGGGCGACGTCTCGGCGCTGGCCCTCATCCCCGAGATCATCCTGCTCGTTGGCATCATCTGGTTCGGCGTTGCCACGCCTAAGCCGCTGGTGCAGGGCGTCGAGAACAGCTGCGCCATCGTGCTGCAGCAGGATACGGATGAGCTGCACCAGGCTCCTCTGTTCCGCCAGCTGTTCGGCACCGAGACCACGACGTCCGAGATTGGCTAG